From one Montipora capricornis isolate CH-2021 chromosome 10, ASM3666992v2, whole genome shotgun sequence genomic stretch:
- the LOC138018696 gene encoding adenosine receptor A3-like translates to MANDEDENSANSTLIATAFRRTDGVIWCASFALLSLVIVIGNALTLVVFALNKKLRKKSFLLVINMAFADLVLGAVALPIYIYHVGSDYQLWRDNGNDFLEMLYRVVDTVCAQASIITAAFIAGERFFATGWPLKHRSMARRRAYYFSIVLVWIFSTVISAVVIHFSQISFKFSIYIWMSYACTITLIITGCYVGIWKNYKNGRKLLCRSHKERPTKTLSIVTLFVLLSWLPMITINILSVYIPVNRNIILFVNLVNFSNSFANPVVYSIRIPDFRKAALILTSRKLNKPYVSRLATASTAVQLRVTLKHDIYSGAILQQKGKEEEAEETELQSSTREGSFKSNK, encoded by the coding sequence ATGGCGAACGATGAAGATGAAAATTCAGCTAATTCGACTTTGATAGCGACTGCGTTCAGACGAACGGATGGCGTGATATGGTGTGCTTCATTTGCTTTGCTATCGCTTGTTATCGTTATAGGAAACGCTCTCACCTTAGTCGTCTTTGCTTTGAACAAGAAGCTCCGTAAGAAGAGTTTCCTGTTGGTTATAAACATGGCGTTTGCAGATTTGGTGCTAGGAGCTGTCGCTCTCCCAATTTACATATATCATGTCGGCAGTGACTATCAGCTTTGGAGAGATAATGGGAATGACTTTTTAGAAATGCTTTATCGAGTTGTGGACACAGTTTGTGCGCAGGCCTCAATAATTACAGCAGCTTTCATCGCCGGGGAAAGGTTTTTTGCAACAGGCTGGCCTTTGAAACATCGGTCGATGGCAAGAAGACGAGCATATTACTTTTCAATAGTTCTGGTGTGGATTTTTTCCACGGTGATTTCAGCAGTGGTTATCCACTTCTCGCAAATTTCATTTAAGTTCAGTATTTACATTTGGATGTCATACGCTTGTACTATAACTCTTATCATAACAGGTTGCTATGTCGGAATTTGGAAAAACTACAAGAACGGAAGAAAGCTTCTGTGCCGATCCCACAAAGAGCGGCCAACGAAGACGTTGTCGATTGTGACGCTATTTGTCCTTCTATCTTGGCTTCCCATGATTACAATAAACATTCTCTCTGTTTACATTCCGGTAAACCGCAATATTATACTCTTTGTTAATTTAGTCAACTTTAGCAACTCTTTTGCTAATCCTGTCGTCTATTCTATAAGAATCCCGGACTTTAGAAAAGCCGCTTTGATTTTAACCTCGAGAAAACTGAACAAGCCATATGTTTCTCGCCTGGCTACTGCCTCCACTGCTGTCCAACTGCGAGTTACACTTAAACACGATATTTATTCGGGAGCAATTCTGCAGCAAAAGGGAAAAGAGGAGGAAGCCGAGGAAACTGAACTTCAGAGCTCTACGAGGGAAGGATCATTCAAATCAAACAAGTAA